In Cryptococcus neoformans var. neoformans JEC21 chromosome 5 sequence, one genomic interval encodes:
- a CDS encoding spliceosome complex protein, putative, whose translation MASTSLVDSLTSHFPLTLPIPTPITHPHLIPSADLPVEEDLLHNPENLRSWLSYIHNVKEKIAADEPAKGGVLSPEEEILGPLASKNARDGLQRLVSIYERAIAVFPTSYKLWKAYYLTRQSYVLGELTNDAKEARSQQAKRGAAYKTNVRELLDGAEEAHEWTGGLDPVVGYAEWRSLVATGERMIMCLPNLPIPWLLHLGVLLHPKCPSVFKNGSYARRAFDRALRTLPPSLHGRVWGLYLRWAEIVGGDAGERVWRRYLKVDPSLTERHITYLLEAEEPRPLAAAKYLLSIARRAQQNLYSSLEGKSPYQLFVDFLELVEKYADQIGMDEEGTLELQRTKRAVEEKVDGEQPQVEGQEQQPQEEPASINGRLMRIAGPPVPLEQGKLFKPVNAASAQAPTQLTYDEDTDPSNPRLLDVEGIVERDGLQVYKDQAGRLWTGLATYWIKRGEFERATATFERGLAAVVTIRDFTQIFDAYAEFSETMISTLMDALADEDNLEDEDFDAEETEQELDERMKSFEELMDRRPFLVNDVLLRRNPNEVVEWEKRIALHGDDDAKVVEAYVKALDTINPRKATGPLYPLYVNFAKFYEEGGSKDDNGEPRNEPDLEQARKIFERATKVPFKAVDELAEVWCEWAEMELRNENYEEAIRLMQRATTVPKNTKINYYDDNIPPQSRLFKSLKLWSYYSDLEESIGTVESTKAVYDKIMELKIANAQVIVNYATFLEENKYFEESFKVYERGIELFHFPIAFEIWNIYLSKFVKRYGGKKLERARDLFEQALENCPEKFCKPLYLMYAKLEEEHGLAKRAMGIYDRAASTVQDSDKFEMYTIYIAKATANFGLPATRPIYERALESLPDKQTAEMCRRFARMERKLGEIDRARAIYAHASQFCDPRIEPEFWQEWNDFEIETGSEDTFREMLRIKRAVQASFNTETSFIAAQAAAASKGTEKPTDTSAQEAQDAADPMAAMERELSAAGADGARKGGAPAFVASTLNKTNANGIDEGGEETGEMANPDAIVMDEDEF comes from the exons ATGGCATCCACATCCCTCGTAGACAGCCTCACTTCCCACTTCCCACTCACactccccatccccacccCCATCACCCACCCACACCTCATCCCCTCCGCAGACCTCCCTGTCGAAGAAGACCTCCTGCACAACCCGGAAAACCTCCGTTCATGGCTCTCCTACATCCACAAcgtcaaggagaagatcGCTGCCGATGAGCCTGCCAAGGGTGGCGTGCTTTCcccggaggaggagattcTCGGGCCGTTGGCGAGCAAAAATGCAAGAGACGGATTGCAGCGATTGGTATCGATCTACGAGCGAGCCATCGCCGTTTTCCCGACCAGCTACAAGCTCTGGAAAGCGTATTACCTTACCCGTCAATCATATGTGTTGGGAGAACTAACCAATGATGCCAAAGAAGCGCGATCCCAGCAAGCCAAACGAGGTGCCGCGTACAAGACCAACGTTCGAGAGCTTTTAGACGGAGCCGAAGAAGCCCACGAGTGGACAGGCGGTCTCGACCCCGTGGTCGGTTATGCCGAATGGAGGAGCTTGGTTGCGACCGGTGAGAGGATGATCATGTGTCTTCCCAACTTGCCAATTCCATGGCTTCTTCATTTGGGCGTCTTGTTGCACCCTAAGTGTCCTTCTGTTTTCAAGAACGGCTCGTACGCGAGGAGGGCGTTTGATAGGGCGTTGAGGACGTTACCTCCCAGTTTGCATGGAAGAGTCTGGGGTCTATATCTCCGCTGGGCCGAGATTGTTGGCGGGGACGCTGGTGAGAGGGTCTGGAGAAGATACCTCAAG GTCGACCCGAGCTTAACAGAACGACACATCACCTATCTCCTCGAAGCTGAAGAGCCTCGCCCTCTCGCTGCAGCCAAATACCTCCTTTCCATCGCTCGCCGCGCACAACAAAATCTCTACTCTTCTCTGGAGGGCAAATCTCCTTACCAATTGTTTGTCGACTTTTTGGAACTTGTGGAAAAGTATGCCGATCAGATCGGtatggacgaagaaggtacACTCGAGTTGCAAAGAACAAAACGTGCagtggaggaaaaggttgatGGGGAGCAGCCCCAGGTGGAAGGGCAGGAGCAACAGCCTCAGGAAGAGCCCGCTAGCATCAACGGTCGTCTAATGCGCATTGCGGGCCCCCCTGTTCCACTTGAGCAAGGAAAACTCTTCAAACCTGTCAACGCTGCTTCAGCCCAAGCCCCCACTCAATTGACCTACGATGAAGATACCGATCCATCAAACCCTCGATTACTTGATGTGGAAGGTATCGTCGAAAGGGATGGTCTTCAGGTCTACAAGGACCAAGCTGGTCGATTGTGGACTGGTTTGGCTACTTATTGGATCAAGAGAGGAGAGTTTGAAAGGGCCACTGCGACGTTTGAGAGGGGTCTTGCAGCTGTGGTGACTATTCGAGACTTTACTCAGATTTTCGACGCCTACGCCGAATTCTCAGAGACTATGATCTCCACTCTCATGGATGCTCTTGCTGACGAGGATAatcttgaagatgaagacttTGACGCGGAAGAGACTGAACAGGAGTTGGATGAGCGAATGAAGAGTTTCGAAGAGTTGATGGACCGCCGACCCTTCCTTGTCAACGATGTGCTCCTCCGTCGAAACCCCAATGAAGTGGTCGAGTGGGAAAAGCGTATTGCCCTTCATGGCGACGATGACGCGAAGGTCGTTGAAGCGTACGTCAAGGCACTCGATACCATCAACCCCCGAAAAGCTACCGGACCTCTCTACCCCTTGTATGTCAACTTCGCCAAGTTctatgaagaaggtggaagCAAGGACGACAATGGAGAGCCAAGGAATGAGCCTGATTTGGAGCAAGCGAGAAAGATCTTTGAGCGAGCCACAAAGGTGCCTTTCAAGGCGGTTGATGAATTGGCAGAGGTTTGGTGCGAGTGGGCTGAGATGGAGTTGAGAAATGA GAACTACGAGGAAGCCATTCGATTGATGCAGCGGGCGACAACTGTCCCTAAGAACACCAAAATCAATTATTACGATGAT AACATCCCTCCCCAGTCTCGACTTTTCAAATCCCTCAAACTGTGGTCCTACTACTCTGACCTTGAAGAGTCTATTGGCACCGTCGAATCCACCAAAGCAGTATATGACAAGATCATGGAGCTCAAGATAGCCAACGCCCAAGTCATTGTCAATTACGCCACGTTTTTGGAGGAGAACAAGTACTTTGAGGAAAGTTTCAAGGTGTACGAGCGAGGAATTGAGCTGTTCCACTTCCCCATCGCTTTCGAGATCTGGAATATTTACCTCTCCAAATTTGTTAAGCGATACGGCGGCAAGAAACTCGAACGTGCTCGAGACTTGTTTGAACAAGCCCTCGAAAACTGCCCTGAAAAGTTCTGCAAGCCTCTCTATCTTATGTACGCCAAACTCGAAGAGGAGCATGGTCTTGCCAAGCGAGCAATGGGTATCTACGACCGCGCTGCGTCGACCGTTCAAGACTCTGACAAGTTTGAGATGTACACCATCTACATCGCCAAGGCTACTGCCAACTTTGGCCTTCCTGCCACTCGACCAATTTATGAGCGGGCCCTCGAATCTTTGCCTGACAAGCAGACAGCGGAGATGTGTCGACGATTCgcgaggatggaaaggaagcTGGGTGAGATTGATAGGGCGAGGGCGATCTACGCGCATGCGAGCCAATTCTGTGACCCCAGAATTGAGCCCGAATTCTGGCAAGAATGGAATGATTTCGAGA TCGAAACTGGATCTGAAGACACGTTCCGGGAAATGCTCCGTATCAAACGAGCTGTTCAAGCGTCTTTCAACACCGAGACCTCGTTCATTGCTGCCCAGGCTGCTGCCGCGTCCAAGGGTACTGAAAAACCTACTGATACTTCAGCTCAGGAAGCACAAGACGCCGCCGACCCTATGGCTGCGATGGAGCGTGAATTGAGCGCGGCTGGTGCTGATGGCGCAAGAAAGGGTGGAGCACCGGCGTTTGTCGCGAGTACGTTGAATAAGACTAATGCCAACGGaattgatgaaggaggagaagaaacagGAGAAATGGCGAACCCTGATGCGATCGtcatggatgaggatgagttCTAA
- a CDS encoding expressed protein: MLRRIRIRLSLAHSPRRTSSSAAFAHTLEEQHTIPYGVAYGAGPSRIPYQPPSYSFMGRAQGHEAARFLREKLSSLSHGSYAAPQAFAASLVRSIEGAAEKTQIRTNELVPSLSRLELHTIVHHLIREKKGNLASAIVLQALQSAPRMARRRIVSPKTLRILFGNRSIFHMSKASSKRRAIAPNLQPTVAEQRSPPPASRLQTLLDILDILQDVRYSRTPELYELIISSCCDEGQPHLAAKIYTGLVEEWVTEGRVAEGANPEEFHPGGGPPRGWKKGDGGRWWTGVRTWRWPGEVLSPHDRLDLWHPQQLALPEKMRNFPVPLATSPPSVVPAPHSSLLNNIVNSLQLDPSKTSPHEFASSMRALAILANTVLSRTLPILALGPLLKACHTAPFKPDVYPESMQDKPEKDEWAYTAFTQMHVMLMSLLWSPPISAESMRLIAAAQTAEKARTPGLPMPESKETAVAVTPIPTLPLDSPYKLPPLTLSSCSILLSYAFRILKAPNLLNALMLYMKSVFKLGKSSPSNWNIILGGASRLRENKLADDAGKMLFGSLGNVDRVDKREFFSKSKGETVGNKVQFDLALSNEDGEEQGASPEANESSLLALISHLTASSQFSRLTSLVYTLIPYLAHSRGPATVPSSDDRGSQGIEIGENGRPRSVRLTPHVWVALLRGMEKAGKTGLGQRLYNVGLYEEGVAWKEMVEEHPELSVLPSTLRLPQEFFTTVLLLFSQHSFFPSSGKASVIKGLRLPRGSERLAPDLAVGLLGIKVHETVKGRWEDGWVDESEMEGIKGQKYFEALIKCSWKRWGLDMPEKALREGVGKEIVGVIKDMEAWGVQVPEVLVARFKGKRVDVRDGFWGIEEMKWCGKTESKEEAAKLLKKIMGE; the protein is encoded by the coding sequence ATGCTCCGTCGCATCCGCATAAGACTCAGCCTAGCTCACTCCCCACGCCGCACTTCATCCTCGGCAGCGTTTGCTCATACCCTCGAAGAGCAGCACACAATACCATACGGTGTTGCGTACGGCGCAGGGCCATCCAGGATACCCTACCAGCCTCCGAGCTACTCATTTATGGGCCGAGCACAAGGTCATGAAGCTGCCAGATTTCTGCGAGAAAAGCTGAGCTCCTTGTCTCATGGCAGTTATGCCGCGCCCCAAGCTTTTGCGGCGTCACTTGTCAGGTCGATAGAGGGCGCAGCGGAAAAAACTCAAATAAGGACAAATGAGCTTGTTCCTTCATTGTCGCGTCTCGAGCTGCATACAATCGTGCATCACCTGATCCGGGAGAAAAAAGGCAATCTCGCGTCGGCCATTGTCCTTCAGGCGTTGCAGAGTGCTCCGCGGATGGCTCGTCGTCGGATCGTTAGCCCAAAAACACTTCGTATCTTGTTTGGGAACCGCTCCATTTTCCACATGAGCAAAGCGTCGTCTAAACGTCGAGCGATTGCTCCCAACCTCCAGCCGACGGTCGCCGAGCAAAGGTCTCCCCCGCCTGCTTCTCGTCTTCAAACCTTGCTTGACATCCTCGACATACTTCAAGACGTGCGCTACTCCCGAACGCCAGAACTATATGAACTTATCATTTCTTCATGTTGTGACGAGGGACAGCCACATTTAGCAGCCAAGATCTACACTGGTCTTGTTGAGGAGTGGGTCACAGAAGGACGTGTAGCAGAAGGTGCGAACCCGGAAGAATTCCATCCTGGTGGTGGACCTCccagaggatggaagaagggtgatggtggaaggtggtggacAGGTGTACGAACGTGGCGTTGGCCAGGTGAAGTCCTTTCACCCCACGATCGTCTTGATCTTTGGCATCCGCAGCAGCTCGCCTTGCCCGAAAAGATGCGCAACTTTCCTGTACCTCTCGCTACATCCCCACCATCCGTCGTACCCGCTCCACACTCTTCACTCCTAAACAACATTGTCAACTCTCTCCAACTTGACCCTTCCAAAACCTCCCCCCACGAATTTGCCTCTTCTATGCGCGCCCTTGCCATCTTGGCAAACACTGTACTCTCGCGTACACTCCCCATCTTGGCTCTTGGCCCACTGCTCAAAGCATGTCATACCGCGCCGTTCAAGCCGGACGTTTACCCGGAGAGTATGCAGGACAAGCccgagaaggatgaatGGGCTTACACTGCGTTCACGCAGATGCATGTAATGTTGATGAGTTTGCTTTGGAGTCCACCCATCTCGGCGGAGAGCATGCGCTTGATCGCGGCAGCTCAAACTGCGGAAAAAGCGAGAACCCCAGGTCTACCAATGCCCGAGTCCAAAGAAACCGCCGTGGCGGTCACTCCTATCCCGACCTTGCCCCTAGACAGTCCTTACAAACTCCCCCCGCTGACACTCTCATCATGCAGTATCCTCCTGTCCTATGCTTTCCGCATTCTCAAGGCGCCCAACCTACTGAACGCGTTGATGTTGTACATGAAGAGTGTGTTCAAGCTGGGGAAAAGCAGCCCGTCAAATTGGAATATTATCCTAGGAGGCGCGTCAAGGCTGAGGGAGAACAAGTTGGCAGATGATGCTGGAAAGATGTTGTTTGGAAGTTTAGGCAATGTGGATAGGGTGGATAAGAGAGAATTCTTCTCCAAAAGCAAAGGAGAAACCGTCGGTAACAAGGTTCAATTTGATCTGGCTTTATCAAacgaggatggtgaagaacaGGGCGCAAGCCCAGAAGCCAACGAATCGTCCCTCCTCGCGCTCATCTCCCACCTTACCGCATCTTCCCAATTCTCTCGCCTCACATCTCTTGTGTATACCCTTATACCCTACCTCGCTCACTCGCGTGGCCCCGCCACTGTACCCTCATCAGACGATCGTGGATCTCAAGGTATCGAAATCGGCGAGAATGGTCGTCCAAGATCGGTACGCTTGACACCTCACGTATGGGtagctcttcttcgagggatggagaaggccgGCAAGACCGGTCTCGGTCAGAGACTTTACAATGTCGGGCTGTATGAGGAAGGTGTCGcgtggaaggagatggtggaggaacATCCAGAGTTGTCTGTGCTTCCTTCTACCCTCCGACTTCCACAAGAATTCTTTACCAccgtcctccttcttttctcgcaacattccttcttcccttcatctGGGAAGGCCTCGGTCATCAAGGGTCTTCGTCTCCCGCGAGGTTCTGAGCGGCTTGCTCCCGATCTGGCCGTTGGTCTCTTGGGCATAAAGGTGCATGAAACCGTCAAAGGCCGatgggaagatggatgggTAGATGAGAGCGAAATGGAAGGTATCAAGGGGCAAAAGTACTTTGAGGCATTGATCAAGTGCTCCTGGAAGCGTTGGGGTTTGGATATGCCGGAAAAAGCATTGAGAGAAGGCGTTGGAAAAGAGATTGTGGGTGTGATAAAGGATATGGAAGCTTGGGGCGTGCAGGTGCCAGAAGTATTGGTGGCAAGGTtcaagggaaagagggtTGATGTCAGGGATGGATTCTGGGGgattgaagagatgaagtGGTGTGGAAAGACGGAGAGTAAAGAGGAAGCAGCCaagttgttgaagaagatcatgGGAGAATAG
- a CDS encoding expressed protein, translating into MSLTNVLPEGTKLTVSTTLPGSSKKHLLSPSSSSGENPPWSSTAPSSLQLSFPAPVAATHVAFTFQGGFVGTSVSVWVAEEKDAEKEGVIRLGLELGGKVYPEDRNKRQIFEIPFPPSGALPSELEAEGVAGDNSSGLPLLKELKFEFDKSSDQYGRITLYSVEILGSSPSA; encoded by the exons ATGTCACTCACAAATGTACTCCCAGAGGGCACAAAGCTCAC CGTATCCACAACCCTCCCTGGCTCCTCCAAGAAACACCTCCtgtctccttcctcctcctcaggCGAAAACCCACCATGGTCATCTACAgccccatcttctctccaacTCTCTTTCCCGGCACCGGTAGCCGCCACGCACGTCGCATTCACTTTTCAAGGTGGATTTGTGGGCACTAGTGTGAGTGTGTGGGTcgcagaggaaaaggacgcggagaaggaaggtgtGATCAGATTGGGCTTGGAGTTGGGTGGGAAGGTTTATCCAGAGgataggaacaagaggcAGATCTTTGA GatccccttccctccttcagGCGCTCTTCCTTCCGAGCTTGAAGCCGAGGGAGTTGCTGGTGACAATTCTTCGGGCCTGCCTCTCTTGAAGGAGCTCAAGTTTGAGTTTGACAAGTCATCAGACCAATACGGCCGAATTACTCTCTACAGTGTGGAAATTCTTGgatcatcaccatcagcTTAG
- a CDS encoding expressed protein produces MGFRRFLASLLCVSKAQADTDSILPITKDFITSSSSISSASTASTRTSNRSQEILDKASGRTMVLQEFISSEETYVNLLEEFDDIYIQSACAPLIFHTGGKLSRQVTFYTALTLEERRTMFNGLQEILSLHRTLVLPKLFAATQVLLTQGDDHDGLRSTHTAFEVCQVICKFADWFKMYSAYSVTCDNATARLTQWTNGINMVRQDKNRVQAYLTKCKVNKNHSQINMTGYLLLPVQRLTRYKMLLEQLEKYTPAPPSGARDYIGEALSRISTILVYVNDYKRDLDARSRLCHWADQISSVGPSPLVQPHRTLIREGPIKFIARGALPQNTSKTLKHRHVDESKRSIGTVNKMCMAILCQDLLVLVDNVANKQKGKLELVDVVRLSAMGNARVEWGNVVVFEAYNNTEQVSYYLRADDQEIAQGWVDAINQSKRS; encoded by the exons ATGGGTTTCCGTCGATTTCTCGCCTCCTTACTCTGCG TGTCTAAGGCTCAGGCCGACACCGACTCTAtcctccccatcaccaAAGACTTtatcaccagcagcagctccatctcttctgcctccACAGCCAGTACTCGAACCAGCAACCGCTCTCAAGAAATCCTAGACAAGGCCTCTGGCCGTACCATGGTCCTTCAAGAATTTATCAGTTCTGAGGAGACTTATGTCAACCTCCTCGAAGAATTTGACGATATTTACATCCAGTCGGCCTGTGCACCCCTCATTTTTCACACAGGTGGAAAACTCTCACGCCAGGTGACTTTTTACACGGCCCTTACTCTGGAAGAACGCAGAACGATGTTTAATGGCCTCCAGGAGATTCTTAGCCTTCACCGCACGCTTGTACTTCCCAAACTCTTCGCTGCCACCCAAGTCCTTCTCACGCAAGGTGACGACCACGACGGACTTCGCTCCACCCATACAGCCTTTGAAGTCTGCCAAGTGATTTGCAAATTTGCTGACTGGTTCAAGATGTATTCTGCTTACAGCGTGACTTGCGATAATGCGACTGCCAGACTTACGCAATGGACCAACGGAATTAACATGGTCAGGCAAGACAAGAATCGTGTGCAGGCGTACTTGACCAAGTGCAAGGTCAACAAAAATCACTCGCAGATTAATATGACTGGTTActtgcttcttcctgtCCAACGCTTGACTCGTTACAAAATGCTG CTTGAACAACTCGAAAAGTACACCCCGGCCCCTCCAAGTGGAGCCAGGGACTACATCGGCGAGGCTTTATCCCGCATCTCTACCATCCTCGTTTATGTCAATGATTATAAACGCGATCTCGACGCTCGCTCCCGCCTGTGTCACTGGGCAGACCAAATTTCGTCTGTAGGACCTTCGCCTCTTGTTCAACCTCATCGCACATTGATTCGCGAAGGACCCATCAAATTCATTGCCCGCGGTGCCTTGCCCCAAAATACTTCTAAAACACTCAAGCATCGCCATGTGGACGAATCAAAAAGGAGTATTGGGACCGTAAATAAGATGTGTATGGCAATACTTTGCCAAGATTTGCTTGTGCTCGTCGATAATGTTGCAAATAAACAAAAGGGTAAATTGGAGTTGGTAGATGTTGTGAGACTTAGTGCGATGGGCAATGCGAGAGTGGAATGGGGGAATGTAGTCGTGTTTGAAGCGTACAACAAT ACTGAACAGGTCTCGTATTATCTTCGAGCGGACGACCAAGAGATTGCTCAGGGTTGGGTTGATGCTATCAACCAGTCAAAAAGATCATAG
- a CDS encoding expressed protein, translated as MFSQIPSALYESLFHAAAIDLVIPEVSTFNPNPSDDDLPTWWAALEQASARNTAFFDENLDYFVAMTLPDESLAGLPGTTVVDAKEPPSEMLRFLGRLDLTMSASFVPKLPAMEVRRPPVTSISNGNLSAPQTSATLAPPMLSHSQAGAARANPSPTNPPITPNPFPAMSSEEEQYANVDGVVVWEGKVEESKAGNQRESKNENWHSWGRRISRRNGAWEVIWKGEIPVVFVRTNVENPVLSLTASVTLRDQNSHSKAHRKGFSLDAISIRSGTETIRTDGTEFEDYESDDDESWAGMEEIDLLGGLAGKENMMPASRLPAPIRNDLFIPDGPLPSSLPLSAMTPNSAPPIVTPSTASTGAHHERGPLPTTTVATLSTTLRKSFRRILAIAPGIRVKMNTVTLPQLLPLTPSSNGDDEDHQGETRVAIVIHLENSIEPSILHGFEISRIDITIGGKSSGITTKLLYQTEGSSGHDIFPIRLGSTEQYNLFYVVDFVGERTNDPLQESIARNLGASEQVRPVSIHVIGRPYRLKSLDSDEYDYPTKTFDSSWNTSIDLTNFYASRPPSARLSLQNPPLAGNAHRPTSLNLSNPVLGDKRYNMASLVSAEQGRERDSVQTRNRPMMPSQMVQNRRVVSGVRVPSMNGPPRDYGLLMSVKILPQSSSSTPSDTIKPLVPFSIEVFVHNRTDQVRRFRLIVPGREDGIRWEARVREVLERGMKKGGDLMGVGDEAFLRTSLASYISASTPLIPLEDNIRCGPLLPGASLSARIRFLPLREGIHQIERLRVVGVGDEVDFMMSPVMDVVVGNGIDGI; from the exons ATGTTCTCCCAGATCCCCTCAGCCCTCTACGAATCGCTCTTCCATGCTGCCGCCATAGACCTCGTCATTCCGGAAGTCTCGACCTTCAACCCGAATCCCTCGGACGATGACTTGCCGACATGGTGGGCTGCGCTCGAGCAAGCATCAGCCAGGAATACCGCATTCTTTG ACGAGAATCTCGACTATTTTGTCGCTATGACTTTGCCGGACGAAAGCTTAGCTGGATTACCTGGAACCACGGTGGTGGATGCTAAAGAGCCTCCTTCCGAGATGCTCAGATTTTTAGGACGTCTAGAC TTGACAATGTCGGCATCATTCGTCCCCAAACTCCCTGCCATGGAAGTTCGTAGACCACCTGTAACCTCTATATCCAATGGCAATCTCTCAGCACCGCAAACATCAGCAACCCTTGCCCCTCCCATGCTTAGTCATTCTCAGGCCGGAGCTGCGCGAGCAAACCCTTCGCCGACGAACCCACCCATAACGCCGAACCCGTTTCCGGCCATGTcatctgaagaagaacagtACGCGAATGTAGACGGTGTGGTGGTTTGGGAGggcaaggtggaggagTCAAAAGCGGGGAACCAAAGGGAAAGCAAGAACGAAAACTGGCATTcttggggaaggaggatatCCAGGAGGAACGGGGCCTGGGAGGTCATTTGGAAAGGGGAAATCCCGGTCG TATTTGTCCGTACGAATGTCGAAAACCCTGTACTCTCGTTAACGGCCTCGGTAACTCTTCGTGACCAGAATAGCCACAGCAAGGCACACCGGAAAGGCTTTAGCCTCGACGCTATATCAATACGTAGCGGTACGGAGACTATCCGGACAGACGGCACCGAGTTTGAGGATTATGAgtctgatgatgacgaaagTTGGGCAGGTATGGAAGAAATTGATTTGCTTGGAGGTTTGGCTGGGAAGGAAAACATGATGCCTGCTAGTCGACTACCGGCACCAATACGGAACGATTTATTCATACCTGATGGGCCACTCCCATCATCTTTACCTCTTTCAGCAATGACTCCTAACTCAGCTCCCCCTATCGTCACTCCCTCAACAGCTTCAACTGGAGCGCATCATGAAAGAGGCCCACTGCCCACGACAACCGTAGCTACTCTCTCCACTACTCTACGCAAATCATTTCGCCGGATACTTGCCATTGCTCCTGGTATTCGAGTGAAAATGAACACTGTGACCTTGCCacaacttcttcctctcacaccatcatccaacggtgatgatgaagaccaTCAAGGTGAAACACGAGTGGCCATTGTCATCCATCTCGAAAACAGCATAGAACCATCCATTCTACATGGCTTTGAAATATCACGAATCGACATTACCATTGGCGGCAAGTCCTCTGGTATCACAACAAAACTTTTATATCAGACGGAAGGTTCATCAGGGCATGATATTTTCCCAATTCGCCTAGGCTCGACAGAGCAGTATAATTTGTTCTACGTAGTAGACTTTGTGGGGGAGAGGACGAATGACCCTTTGCAGGAATCAATAGCAAGGAACTTGGGAGCGAGTGAGCAAGTCCGTCCAGTGTCTATTCACGTCATCGGCAGACCGTATCGTCTAAAGTCCTTGGATTCGGATGAATACGACTATCCAACAAAGACCTTTGATTCTTCCTGGAACACCTCTATCGACTTGACCAACTTTTACGCTTCTCGACCACCCTCTGCTCGCCTTTCTCTCCAGAATCCCCCTCTGGCGGGCAACGCTCATCGCCCAACATCATTAAATCTTTCGAACCCTGTTCTCGGCGACAAGCGGTACAACATGGCCAGCCTTGTGTCCGCTGAGCAAGGCAGAGAGAGGGACAGTGTACAAACAAGGAATCGACCAATGATGCCTAGTCAAATGGTGCAGAATCGACGAGTAGTTTCCGGTGTTCGCGTCCCGTCGATGAATGGACCTCCGCGCGACTATGGTCTCTTGATGTCTGTCAAAATCCTTCCtcaatcctcttcttccactccttccGACACAATTAAACCCTTGGTCCCATTTTCCATCGAGGTTTTTGTCCATAACAGGACAGACCAAGTTCGTCGTTTTAGATTGATTGTACCggggagagaagatggcatCAGGTGGGAAGCGAGAGTGAGAGAAGTTTTGGAAAGGGGAATGAAAAAGGGTGGGGATCTTATGGGAGTTGGAGATGAAGCTT TTCTGAGAACGTCATTGGCTTCATACATCTCTGCATCAACGCCTCTCATACCACTAGAGGATAACATCCGATGCGGTCCGCTCTTACCCGGCGCCAGTCTTTCAGCACGAATACGTTTCCTACCATTACGAGAGGGCATTCACCAGATAGAGAGGCTGAGAGTGGTAGgagttggagatgaggtCGATTTTATGATGAGTCCTGTGATGGACGTCGTGGTTGGCAACGGTATCGATGGGATTTAA